One Conger conger chromosome 7, fConCon1.1, whole genome shotgun sequence genomic window, CCTCTGCTTGGGGTAacgtctctctcactctctttgtctctttttctttctcactctcgctctctctctctctctctctctctgtctctctcacagtgagGAAACAGGAGATTATCAAAGTTACTGAGCAGCTAATAGAAGCCATCAGCAATGGAGACTTTGAGAGTTACACGTAAGTCCATTTACACAGgaatgacatactgtacatatacacgtCTGTGCTTtctttgtgcatgcatgttacAGTCCCAGAATTCCATCTGCTTTTCACAGGGACTATACAGGCTACACGTGAATGCAGTCTCTTTCACAATCTCAGATATTAGAATACATTGTTTTGATTGGTTTAtatattaacccttgtgtagtcttaacattctgtagaCTTCCCTTGTCCTAAGgataaaaaatgacccgccaacactaaacccctaaaataaagcagcttaatttaatttatatttttcaaatctattttgcatgaagaaacaacctgtctcTCATCagaaactttgtcatcaaatttcaagttgaaaaaagatcatttaggggttttctctgctgttaaacatagtggcgggtcatttttgacccttaagacaacacaagggtaaaaaaaaaaaaaacattatttattgattttgagAATGAATGCAGTAGTTGTCAAGCAAGAAAATAGCTGGTTagcataataaaatgtaaagctGTGTATGCACACCATGAAGACTCACACTTAAACCACTTGAGAATCCAtgagcttttattttttaaagacacttttcatataaatatgataaaattaTTGTGGTGAAGGACTCGGGGTATAGATCCTTGTTGCTGTTGTGCGCTAAATGAGTTCCACCGTCTGTCCAAATGAGTCCTAAAATCGAATCGGAAAGACCCAGGGTCCTCTGGAGAGGTTTCCCGTGTCTGGGTGTGGATTTCACGAGGTTGTCAGCGCAGTAGCAGGACAGTTGTTGTATCTGGCAGCAAGACCGTCGGGCTGAGCGGCGCTTCCCTGAGACGGATCGGGTTCCTACGCAGAGCGAAACGTGGCACGGCGTCAGCGGCAAATTTCTGAACCGCATCGCGTCATAGCCTCAAAACATCATCGCAACAACCGCTCTGCCTGTGCTACGAGGAAAAAAAGcatctttttaattatttatttagttgttGTATTTCCAGGTCACTACCCCCCTCTTGCGTTCCTCTTCTAAAGATAgacctcccctctctccaccctctcttttATCCGCAGGAAGATGTGCGATCCCAGCGTGACGGCCTTCGAACCCGAGGCCCTGGGGAATCTAGTGGAGGGTCTGGACTTCCACCGGTTTTACTTCGAGAACCGTAAGCGCGCCTGGCCGCCTCCTTTGTGCGCCGAACGCTGAATGAGCGATCGTCGGCGTCGACCGCACGGCTCGTTAGCCCGGCAGAGACCCCAGGCAGaatccccactgcattaaccTGGATCTCCACCAGCTCCCTGCATCTGCGTCTGCTAACCCACAACCCACCTCTCACTGCATTAACCTGGATCTCCACAAACACAACCGCCACCAGCTCCCCGCTTCGCATCCGTTTCCCACAATACAACTCTCACTGCATTAACCTGgatctgcacaaacacaacctCCACCAGCTCCCCGCTTCGCATccgtttcccacaatgcaactcTCACTACATTAACCTGgatctgcacaaacacaacctCCACCAGCTTCCCGCTTCGCATccgtttcccacaatgcaactcTCACTGCATTAACCTGgatctgcacaaacacaacctCCATCAGCTCCCCGCTTTGCATccgtttcccacaatgcaactcTCACTACATTAACCTGgatctgcacaaacacaacctCCACCAGCTCCCCGCTTCGCATccgtttcccacaatgcaactcTCACTACATTAACCTGgatctgcacaaacacaacctCCACCAGCTCCCCGCATCCGTGTCtgctacccacaatgcaacgcTCATTGCATTACGCGCTACACCCATTCAGCAGTGCTATTACCCGGAGCTACTTTCAAATCAACGTACATAAGTTCGTTCAAATCGGTTAATAAGGGCAACAGTATGGGTATAACTCTAACAGTGGGCTCATTACAATCGCTTATTtatcttttccttgctcctttttcTACTCCTTAGTGAGAAAAAATGCGATGAGAGGCTAGAAAAGAGGCTAGAAGAAGGAGTGAAGTAAAAACATGGGGTAATTGAGAAAATGTGatttaggcaaatggaatgtcctggctccttcaaatgtcagtttaaaGCCGTGTCAGTTACAGAGGTGGCAGATGAGTGCAGATGGGGGATCGACAGGTCAATCATTTAGTATATCTCatgctttctgaaaaaatagtTCTCGCAAAGAACacgctcatgtttccttgctcaaaggctaATTTGGGAGTTCCAAACCTCTACTTCAAGCTCCAGAAGGAACATTTTAGGGgttagaatgtccttaaagattgCGGAAAAATTAAAAAGAGGAGCAAAAGACTGTAAGCTATCGGAATTAACGCAGTGTAAGAAGTTCTCATCTACATTATTCATTATCATGAATAATATGGATCTTTACCAGTTAATCATTTCCTGTGTGTAGAATCGGAGGTACTTAAGAAACAttaagggagaggagagagagaataaaaaagAGCAAGAGACCTCTGATATGTGGAATAAAGGAAATGTCTGCCTAATGCTCATTAGTCAAAGCAGCGTCCGTAACCGccagcttcctgttcctgtcggATCCGCGGCGCTGCTAGCAGGTTCCCGCTATGGCAGGATCCTTGTTCCTATCAGCACTTGAGGTTAATTGTCTGATGTCGGCGGTCCGTTCCCCTGCGGAAGAGGAAATGGCCCCGAAGGGGAGCCGATGAGACCGATTACGTGCGGGAATGACAGCCGCAAACGGGGGATTCGCTCCACTCAGTCCAGGGCTtccacccacacccagcaaacCAGGCAAGAGGGTAATGTAACAAAAATACAGATGcatatattgttttaattgTTGGAGGGGTTGTTTTTACCTCATGCACTTGCTCGGTCAAGCCTGAGTTTTGTCCTTTGTGCCCTTCTGATACTCTGTAAACTAGTGGTAATCAACCCttctcctggagatctaccatcctgcaggttttcactccacccTAACAGagcgcacctcattcagcagTGAGAGATCTCGTTGAGTGGATAATTAGTAGAATCTGGTGTGCTAAATTAGGGTTGGAGCgcaaacctacaggacaggagATCTCCCGGAACACTGTTGGGAACCGccactgtaaagtgtctttgtgacggtTTCCAGTAAAAAGCGCTATCCCGCAATcatcaaatccagccctggtttcctcttctcccaggtaattagctgaaccaTGAGTGCCACTGACTCCAAGGCAAAGGAAGGGTAGAGTACAGTAGCAGTTCTCGGACTGTGATTTGGTGATCCCTGCGCTATACAATTGAAATTGACTAGACGTGACTATATTATCTCTAAAAGACTTTGTCTAAATCCCACACGCGGTTGTATCGGTGCGTTTCTGGACTGCATCTGGAAAAGGAGATGCTGAAGGATCGTTCTGCTCGGTCCATTCACCGCCTGCCTGTCATGGAGCTTTTGTCTGCGTGTTACATCCGCCCCGTGGAATTTACAGAGATACAGGGTCATTTTCCTTCCTCAGAGTTACATAAGAGCAGCGCTCGATGCATCAGAGAAAGCGAGCGAGGGCAAAGAAAGGAATGACACTTTCCGCAGATGCTGAATGCATGACTCAAAACGAAGGTTTTTGAGgcgtgtttctgtttctgtttttcagttgaGGCCGGTTCCCCTTCATAACGCATTGCTGTGCCTGTCAGTATATGGGGAGAAAACGGCAAACCGAAGTGTTGAAATTTTATCCAAATGACACCGGTGCCTTGAGGAACTATTTTTAGTCGTAACCAAGCACGTTGTGCTGTATCTCAAAATTTGTAtgatttttaataatgttttataCTGTTCGATGAGGTAAGAAAAAATGTGTAATAATGCTTTGTAGTGCTTAATAATGACAGTGGTAATAGTTTTTTTATGCGAAGCATCTAGacaagtgagtgagagagtgagagagtgagagagtgagaactcactcactcactcttagCAGGCTAAGTAGCTGAAGTTCGGTGCTTCACATCAACGGCCTGCGTGTCCTTGTTTGGTCTCCGCTCCAGTGTGGTCGAAGAACAGCAAGCCGGTGCACACCACCATCCTGAACCCGCACATCCACCTCATCGGGGAGGAGGCGGCCTGCATCGCCTACATTCGCATCACGCAGTACATCGACCCCAACGGCATGCCACGCACCGCGCAGTCCGAGGAGACGCGCATCTGGCACCGGCGGGACAGCAAGTGGCAGATCGTCCACTTCCACCGCTCCGGCTCTCCCTCCGCCATTACCAAGTAAATCCACCCGGTAACGCTTCTCCCCCCCTCCGCCATTACCAAGTAAATCCACCTGGTAAcgtttctctcacactcttctccttctcccccgtCTGCTCTATGAGAGTTTTCactctgcattcacagtggCTGAGCCAGAGAATAGTTTGCGCAGCCCGTAGCATAGTGGGTACGATACATGAGTGGgtaccgcaaggtcggtggttcgatacCCGGTGTCACCGtgataaaatccacacagctgtttggcccttgagttTGGCCCTCAACTCCTCATTGCTGCAGGGGGGAActgtccccagcttagtctaatcaaccgttaGTCACTTTGgccatgtaattattattatttatttatttgtcattgccTTCTAAGGCAACAAATGACGTCCTCTGTGCTTAATGCATCCTAATTACTGAGGAGTAGTGGGCAGTGCAgtgcccagggaccaactccagttctgaggccagggccttggtcaagggcaatggcagcaGCACACtgaggggcaatttagactcttcaatttAGCTAACCTGCTTGGTCATGTAGCTTTAGCAAAGGACCGGAAGGGGTGGTCTATATCAGGCTGAACAAAATTTCCAAACCCTGGCCCTGAAGAGTCACATAGTCTGCTgaggttttgtttatttacagtTTATATGAGAAGCCCTAAGAATAGTGTTTAATGTCTGAGCCTCCAGGTGAGGTGAATTACCTTTGTAATCAGCTGCTGTGGTGGATCAGACACATGCTGAGGAACATTAGAAACGAGGAaatctgtggctctccaggaccaagacaCCCCTGCGTGAAACGGCTGCCAAGATAACAAGCTGAGCTTGGCTCATCAAACATTACGGCCTTTCTGTGTACTATATCTAAGACAGACCTGAGCAGAACTATAATCGCATTTCTGAAGGAAAGCCAGGAGAAGTGAATACTTGTAACATAGCTCAATGTCGCCACACTGTGGCAAGGACAGGCAACAGCAAGCCACTACAATGCAAAAAACGAACAAATTTAGACAATTGGaataaaatactggggaggacttttactttctgaacctggattttacacctctgcTTTTACTATAGGTAATGTTTAATTTCCATGTGATCCGTTCATTAGTAATATTCCTAATGTGGTTTTTAGACTGTCAGGTAGTTATCAGACAATGCAATCCCAGAAACCTTTGCTCCTGTCTTCATTTCCCCCAGCTGAACTGCGGAAGCGGAGGAATTGAATGAGACGTGTCTCCATGGCACCAGTCATcagctgcctgtgtgtgggaaGGGTGTGTGCGTCACACGCCTGCCTGTGGAACCGCCCTCCGTATTTCACCACCGATCGTGTGTCTCTTCACTCCATCCATACCAATGCTATGTTGCTATCTTTAAaataacagaacacaaacaaactATGATCCATATACACAGTATATCATTTGTCACTTTATTTAATCTTCCCTTCCCATTTGTCTTACTTATTATGACTTTGATATACAGCGAGGTCCATGAGTATTTGGACTGAGACTacaattttaaagggctgtaattcctatacg contains:
- the LOC133133959 gene encoding calcium/calmodulin-dependent protein kinase type II subunit alpha isoform X4; the encoded protein is MPFALLFWAFVPILITVSLFFLVSRSGGKTSKKADGVKKRKSSSSVQLMESSESTNTTIEDEDTRVRKQEIIKVTEQLIEAISNGDFESYTKMCDPSVTAFEPEALGNLVEGLDFHRFYFENLWSKNSKPVHTTILNPHIHLIGEEAACIAYIRITQYIDPNGMPRTAQSEETRIWHRRDSKWQIVHFHRSGSPSAITK